One window of the Pedobacter ginsengisoli genome contains the following:
- a CDS encoding RagB/SusD family nutrient uptake outer membrane protein — MKKNILIIGVFAGLLVLGSCKKVLDADPLSLISPEVVWSSKANAETFVFGTYDGIMGAYTCGLKGAEDTYTANIVGAYGGASSALPVFTETLTNRDDYGFNNWGSVRRCNVIIKNVTESAGISDPDKKALVAEAKFLRAMSYFNIARKTGRIVWIDKVLTENDDLKLPSTANPTESYNYIIKDLEDAVADLPTTKVAGRTNKYVAAAFLTEVCLQALAYKNYPAAPNVASNDPLLDKIITNAQLVINSGYALETDYEGMFNETKNTSNEIIFAIYRKAINTSLSSTPMQHQLPNIKPETITQFGGSPLFNKPVPFEVWPENFPTQNFTDDYLTVDKADPSKVVPWNQTSQYLNAIDETVNVIAPFAKSGFPDDKTAKLNNDIVVKMGRIKPGSTETMLTLTNENRDARWKASIISDNSTFYGELFRTSLKGNSGRFLGTINGGGYETSLSNMYWRKGLYTNITPSFLNSVNTDYHWIGMRLGRVYLNLAEAYLLKGDVANAVLNLNKTRTTHGKLPASMAGTTADAWKDYKIERRVELAEENDRYFSLLRWGRFGGSANDGLASNGTIRELTEPIRVMDLSKDGKSFSIVTGPFNNQYNNRKFDPSRRYLFPIDQDQIDNNTKFGPQNPGW; from the coding sequence ATGAAGAAAAATATATTAATAATAGGAGTTTTTGCTGGTTTGCTGGTATTAGGCTCATGTAAAAAAGTTTTGGATGCAGATCCTTTAAGTTTAATTAGTCCGGAGGTGGTTTGGAGTTCCAAAGCCAATGCAGAAACCTTTGTTTTCGGTACCTACGATGGTATTATGGGCGCCTACACGTGTGGCTTAAAAGGTGCAGAAGATACCTATACCGCTAATATTGTAGGGGCTTATGGCGGTGCAAGTAGCGCTTTGCCGGTTTTTACAGAGACTTTAACTAATAGAGACGATTATGGCTTTAACAATTGGGGATCTGTACGTCGTTGCAATGTAATCATCAAAAACGTAACTGAATCTGCAGGTATTTCAGATCCGGATAAAAAAGCATTGGTTGCTGAAGCTAAGTTTTTAAGGGCCATGTCTTACTTTAATATTGCCAGAAAAACCGGTCGTATTGTTTGGATAGATAAAGTATTAACAGAAAATGACGACCTGAAATTACCTAGTACTGCAAATCCTACAGAAAGCTATAACTACATTATTAAAGATTTGGAAGATGCCGTTGCTGATTTACCAACCACCAAGGTGGCAGGTAGAACCAACAAATATGTAGCAGCAGCTTTTTTAACAGAAGTTTGCCTACAAGCGTTAGCTTACAAAAACTATCCGGCAGCACCGAACGTTGCATCAAATGATCCATTGCTCGATAAAATTATTACCAATGCGCAATTGGTAATCAATAGTGGATATGCATTAGAAACTGACTATGAGGGGATGTTTAATGAAACCAAAAACACATCTAACGAGATCATTTTTGCTATTTATAGAAAAGCCATTAATACTTCTCTATCAAGCACGCCAATGCAGCATCAGTTACCTAACATCAAACCCGAAACCATTACACAATTTGGTGGCTCACCTCTGTTTAATAAACCAGTTCCTTTTGAGGTTTGGCCAGAGAATTTTCCTACTCAAAACTTTACGGACGATTACCTGACGGTTGATAAAGCTGATCCAAGTAAGGTAGTGCCATGGAATCAAACTTCACAATACCTTAATGCTATAGACGAGACCGTAAATGTAATAGCACCTTTTGCTAAATCAGGTTTCCCTGATGATAAAACTGCCAAGCTGAATAATGATATAGTGGTGAAAATGGGGCGTATTAAACCAGGTAGTACTGAAACAATGTTGACATTGACCAACGAGAACAGAGATGCCCGCTGGAAAGCTTCAATTATTAGCGATAATAGTACATTTTATGGTGAATTATTTAGAACAAGTTTAAAAGGTAATTCGGGTAGGTTTTTGGGTACCATTAATGGCGGAGGATATGAAACTAGCTTAAGTAATATGTATTGGCGCAAGGGTCTCTATACCAATATCACACCAAGCTTTTTAAACAGTGTTAATACAGATTACCATTGGATTGGCATGCGATTAGGAAGGGTATACTTGAATTTAGCAGAGGCCTATTTGCTAAAAGGAGATGTAGCCAATGCCGTTTTAAATTTGAATAAGACCAGAACTACGCATGGTAAACTTCCGGCATCTATGGCGGGAACAACAGCCGATGCCTGGAAAGACTATAAGATAGAAAGAAGGGTAGAGCTAGCTGAAGAAAATGATCGCTATTTCAGTTTATTACGCTGGGGTAGGTTTGGTGGTAGCGCCAACGATGGGCTGGCATCAAATGGTACGATAAGAGAGTTAACCGAGCCAATCCGCGTAATGGACTTATCGAAAGATGGTAAATCTTTCTCGATTGTGACCGGACCATTTAACAACCAGTATAACAATAGAAAGTTTGATCCATCCAGAAGATATCTTTTCCCAATAGACCAAGACCAGATTGATAACAATACCAAATTTGGTCCACAAAACCCAGGATGGTAA
- a CDS encoding beta-galactosidase codes for MFKLKLITLCMCFTYLAKAQVYEIDARVKTTPQRTALPMKGKSPAGITLSANNKYFEKNGKPWFPVMGELHYNRVPEQEWENEILKMKSGGLSIVATYVFWNEHEISKGVWDWKNNRDIRKFIELCARHNMLVWLRIGPWSHGEQLNGGFPDWIQKMKGHRSNDPEYLAESAKLYHQIGMQTKGLYFKDGGPIIGTQLENEYASGQNGHISKLKEMALEANITPVFWSITANTVFDDKKMEVIPLQGAYAYRGWERAGGKPTKDFLYGNDQWIMNDALGKVFYDVNMYPKGMCEQGAGSQMTFNNRFIAQPEVIESHVQNQVGRGMNLMGYYMFHGGTQTPGLEEPGHPYSYDFQAPLDEFGLLRPSYRYLKVQHLFINDFGTDLAAMQVFESENPVRNELDTTNLRYIVRANNGSGFLFMGNTQVRVNMPDKNATVKVKLDQETITFPSVLLKGQTTAILPFNLKAGTALIKYVTAQPLARLVNGKKTTIFFQELPGVNPQLAFDVSSITTKTFEGWKAEKLGDNVQLSAGNSKNLEIKDKEGNTILLVFLNRKQAENSWRLKLKGQEALIISDADLMIEKNRIILQQAGNENFNVQVYPKGLNAIAGLKSNNEQATVFDSYATKTTPYTPKLIITYPEKQNAIIQLPKTLPSNVASLILKVDYLGGSALLFQNGKHITDNLYNGTTWHIGLHRFMEGGDIELKLQDWNISITGVAPELVKEINEKGTMFKAINAVAQYQAILTITK; via the coding sequence ATGTTTAAATTAAAATTAATTACACTTTGTATGTGCTTTACTTACCTGGCAAAAGCTCAGGTTTATGAGATTGATGCCAGAGTAAAGACTACTCCGCAAAGAACTGCATTGCCCATGAAAGGTAAAAGTCCTGCTGGGATCACCTTATCTGCAAATAACAAATATTTTGAAAAAAATGGTAAACCGTGGTTTCCGGTAATGGGAGAACTTCATTACAACCGTGTGCCTGAGCAGGAATGGGAGAATGAGATCCTTAAAATGAAAAGTGGCGGACTTTCTATTGTAGCCACTTATGTTTTTTGGAATGAACATGAGATTTCTAAAGGTGTATGGGACTGGAAGAATAACCGCGACATCAGGAAATTTATAGAACTGTGTGCCCGTCATAATATGTTGGTCTGGCTACGTATTGGTCCCTGGAGTCATGGAGAGCAACTAAATGGTGGTTTTCCCGACTGGATACAAAAAATGAAAGGACATAGAAGTAATGATCCTGAATACCTTGCAGAATCAGCTAAACTATATCATCAAATAGGAATGCAGACCAAAGGATTATATTTTAAAGATGGTGGTCCAATTATTGGGACTCAACTTGAAAATGAGTATGCCTCCGGACAAAACGGACATATCTCTAAATTGAAAGAAATGGCTCTAGAAGCCAATATTACACCTGTATTTTGGAGTATCACAGCCAATACTGTGTTCGACGATAAGAAAATGGAAGTAATTCCTTTGCAAGGTGCCTATGCCTACCGTGGTTGGGAGAGAGCAGGTGGCAAACCAACGAAAGACTTTTTATATGGAAATGACCAATGGATCATGAATGATGCTTTGGGTAAAGTGTTTTATGATGTGAACATGTATCCGAAAGGGATGTGCGAACAGGGCGCTGGAAGCCAGATGACCTTTAATAACCGTTTTATAGCACAGCCAGAAGTAATAGAGTCTCATGTGCAAAATCAGGTTGGACGTGGAATGAACCTTATGGGCTACTACATGTTTCATGGAGGAACACAAACCCCAGGTTTAGAAGAACCTGGCCACCCTTATAGTTACGATTTTCAGGCTCCTTTGGATGAATTTGGATTGTTAAGGCCTTCGTATAGGTATTTGAAAGTGCAGCACTTGTTTATTAACGACTTCGGTACTGACCTTGCTGCTATGCAGGTGTTTGAATCTGAGAACCCGGTTCGTAATGAATTAGATACTACTAATCTGAGATATATTGTCCGCGCAAATAACGGAAGTGGTTTCCTTTTTATGGGAAATACTCAGGTACGTGTAAATATGCCAGATAAAAATGCAACAGTAAAAGTAAAGCTTGATCAGGAAACCATCACATTTCCATCGGTATTATTAAAAGGGCAAACTACAGCAATCCTGCCTTTTAATTTGAAAGCTGGTACTGCATTAATTAAATATGTTACTGCGCAGCCTTTGGCCAGATTGGTAAATGGGAAAAAAACAACAATATTCTTTCAGGAGCTACCAGGAGTTAACCCACAATTGGCCTTTGATGTTTCAAGTATTACTACTAAAACCTTTGAAGGATGGAAAGCCGAGAAATTAGGTGATAATGTACAGCTGAGTGCAGGAAATAGCAAAAATCTTGAAATAAAAGACAAAGAAGGAAATACAATATTACTTGTGTTTCTTAATCGAAAACAAGCAGAAAACTCATGGCGTTTAAAGCTAAAAGGGCAGGAAGCATTAATAATTTCTGATGCAGATTTAATGATAGAAAAAAATAGAATTATACTTCAGCAAGCAGGGAATGAAAACTTCAATGTTCAGGTATATCCAAAAGGTTTGAATGCTATTGCTGGTCTTAAATCTAACAACGAACAGGCTACTGTTTTTGATAGTTATGCCACTAAAACTACTCCTTACACACCTAAACTAATAATTACTTATCCTGAAAAACAAAATGCAATAATCCAGTTGCCAAAAACTTTGCCGTCTAATGTAGCTAGTTTGATCTTAAAGGTTGATTATCTTGGCGGAAGTGCGCTGTTGTTTCAAAACGGAAAACATATCACAGATAATCTTTATAATGGAACTACGTGGCATATTGGGCTTCACAGATTTATGGAAGGAGGGGATATTGAACTTAAACTTCAGGACTGGAATATCAGTATTACAGGTGTTGCACCGGAATTGGTAAAGGAAATAAACGAAAAAGGTACTATGTTTAAAGCAATTAATGCAGTAGCTCAATATCAAGCGATTTTAACTATAACCAAATGA
- a CDS encoding glycoside hydrolase domain-containing protein: MKLISIFFLNIFFSISLYAQEISHSVSKQLWPDVLGNHRAVILVGQNVDAAEVKIEWRRKDWDADQKAIVITDEKGNKIDNIYRINITREEGQFVFQPLNGAGKYYVYYYAWSGSKNIGGFSGDYLKREKAPNNEWLTKNELTSDKTKLVQAKVLEIQARTAFDSFFPMEVVAKQVEVERLIKKSAASYLVFPEDRKFPIKMFDDIPYKWISKGTSALFAGTAQRNEYYVFQLGVFAGKQNLKNVKIEYINSPFPATCFNTEGYSTKGDFFTKIVDVKKGKVQPFWIGLDIPLDAKPGLKEFQVRVKPENASASIIRVKINVTKDVLANRGDDETWRHSRLRWLNSKLGINDDVVKPYQNLKVQDQKITASSAEVVLKKDGLPASIVANGNPLLAAPLAFNILVNNQLLAFSSHDFKYATREAGKVSWESISFNDKLKLVCKASMEADGYLRYKISVNPLQDTKLDDINLQIPVKQELAKYFMGMGLPGSKCPGDYDWKWKGPQDSFWLGDVEAGLFCELRGSSYSGPLLNLYHPAPPKAWYNNNLGGFNIAADGNVLNTRTYCGPRSIKKGEALEFEFAMLITPVKPLDTKGQFANRYYHDGSHPEPPKDILESGVKIINVHHANQINPYINYPFGSVDSIKRFVSTWHKRGVKTKIYYTIRELSNQATELWALRSLSNEILADGNGGGYTWLREHLGSNYNAQWFTPINGTEACDAAILTSGESRWYNYYVEGLKWMIKKTDMDGLYLDDVSFDRDLLKRVRKVMDMVKPGCVIDLHSNTGFSKGPATQYMEFFPYINKLWFGESFQYDKMLPENWLVEVSGIPYGLMGDMLHAGGNPWRGMVYGMTVRYPWFTEGVNCDPREIWKVWDAFGIADAKMIGYWQKETPVHTSDPGVLATAYLKEDKILIAIASWNKDITEIKLNIDWKKIGWKPEDRILCPAIENFQPAKNLGLNDTIKVDPIKGYLLIINKKK; the protein is encoded by the coding sequence ATGAAACTTATATCTATATTTTTTTTAAACATTTTTTTTAGTATTTCGCTATATGCCCAGGAAATCTCCCATTCTGTTTCAAAACAATTATGGCCCGATGTATTAGGTAACCACAGGGCAGTAATTCTAGTGGGACAAAATGTTGATGCCGCTGAAGTTAAAATTGAATGGCGAAGAAAGGATTGGGATGCCGATCAGAAAGCCATTGTTATTACAGATGAAAAAGGTAATAAAATAGACAACATTTACAGAATCAATATTACCCGCGAAGAGGGGCAGTTTGTTTTTCAGCCCTTAAATGGTGCAGGTAAATATTATGTTTACTATTATGCCTGGAGCGGGAGTAAGAATATAGGTGGGTTTTCTGGTGATTATTTAAAAAGAGAAAAAGCGCCAAATAATGAGTGGTTGACTAAAAACGAGTTAACTTCTGATAAAACTAAGCTAGTTCAGGCGAAAGTTTTGGAAATCCAGGCTCGTACCGCTTTCGATAGTTTCTTTCCAATGGAGGTTGTGGCAAAACAAGTGGAGGTAGAAAGGCTGATTAAAAAGTCAGCTGCGAGCTATCTGGTGTTTCCGGAAGACCGGAAATTTCCAATTAAAATGTTTGATGATATCCCTTATAAATGGATTAGTAAAGGTACCTCGGCATTGTTTGCCGGAACTGCACAGCGTAATGAATATTATGTGTTTCAATTAGGTGTTTTTGCTGGCAAGCAGAATTTAAAAAATGTTAAAATAGAATATATTAATTCACCTTTTCCTGCTACATGTTTTAATACAGAGGGATATAGTACAAAGGGTGATTTCTTTACTAAAATCGTCGATGTAAAAAAAGGAAAAGTACAGCCTTTTTGGATCGGATTGGATATACCACTGGATGCAAAGCCTGGTTTAAAAGAATTCCAGGTCAGGGTTAAACCCGAAAATGCATCTGCCTCAATAATCAGAGTAAAAATAAACGTAACAAAAGATGTTTTAGCAAACCGCGGCGACGATGAAACCTGGCGGCATTCAAGATTAAGGTGGTTAAATTCTAAGCTTGGAATTAATGATGATGTGGTTAAACCTTATCAAAACCTTAAAGTTCAAGATCAGAAAATCACTGCTTCAAGTGCAGAGGTAGTCTTAAAAAAGGATGGATTACCAGCTTCCATTGTTGCAAATGGCAATCCATTACTTGCAGCACCATTGGCATTTAATATTTTGGTCAATAATCAGCTGCTGGCTTTTAGTAGCCATGATTTTAAGTACGCAACAAGAGAAGCAGGTAAGGTTTCATGGGAAAGTATATCTTTCAATGATAAATTGAAACTGGTATGTAAGGCCAGCATGGAAGCTGATGGTTATCTGCGTTATAAAATTAGTGTAAATCCTTTGCAGGATACAAAGTTAGACGACATCAATTTGCAGATTCCTGTAAAGCAGGAGCTTGCAAAATATTTTATGGGGATGGGATTGCCAGGATCCAAATGTCCGGGTGATTATGATTGGAAGTGGAAAGGCCCTCAGGACTCTTTTTGGCTTGGAGATGTAGAAGCCGGATTATTTTGTGAGCTTAGGGGATCTTCATACAGCGGGCCACTATTAAATCTATACCATCCGGCACCACCTAAAGCATGGTATAACAACAATCTTGGTGGATTTAATATTGCGGCAGATGGTAATGTATTGAATACACGTACCTATTGCGGTCCTAGATCTATAAAGAAAGGCGAGGCGCTGGAATTTGAATTTGCTATGCTTATTACGCCGGTAAAACCATTGGACACCAAAGGACAGTTTGCAAACCGTTACTACCATGATGGGAGTCACCCAGAACCTCCTAAAGATATTTTAGAATCAGGAGTTAAAATCATTAATGTACATCATGCAAATCAAATAAATCCTTATATAAACTATCCTTTCGGGAGTGTGGATAGCATTAAACGATTTGTTTCTACCTGGCATAAAAGAGGGGTAAAAACCAAAATCTACTATACTATACGTGAGTTAAGTAATCAGGCAACTGAGCTATGGGCTTTGAGGAGTTTAAGTAATGAGATACTGGCAGATGGAAATGGAGGTGGATATACATGGCTTAGGGAGCATTTAGGATCTAACTATAATGCCCAATGGTTTACACCAATTAACGGAACTGAAGCCTGTGACGCAGCTATTTTAACCAGTGGCGAATCCAGATGGTACAATTACTATGTAGAGGGTTTAAAGTGGATGATCAAAAAAACAGATATGGATGGACTTTATCTTGATGATGTTTCTTTTGACCGCGACTTATTAAAGCGGGTAAGAAAGGTAATGGATATGGTAAAGCCAGGTTGTGTTATTGACCTTCATTCGAATACAGGCTTTTCTAAGGGACCTGCAACGCAGTATATGGAATTTTTCCCTTATATAAATAAACTATGGTTTGGGGAGAGTTTTCAGTATGATAAGATGCTTCCGGAAAACTGGCTTGTTGAAGTTTCCGGAATTCCTTATGGATTGATGGGTGATATGTTGCATGCCGGTGGAAATCCGTGGAGAGGAATGGTATATGGAATGACCGTCCGTTACCCATGGTTTACCGAAGGGGTAAATTGCGATCCACGAGAGATCTGGAAAGTATGGGATGCTTTTGGAATTGCCGATGCTAAAATGATAGGCTATTGGCAAAAAGAAACGCCAGTTCATACCTCTGATCCTGGTGTATTGGCAACGGCATACCTAAAGGAAGACAAAATCCTGATTGCGATAGCCAGCTGGAATAAAGATATTACCGAAATTAAGTTGAATATAGACTGGAAAAAAATAGGTTGGAAACCTGAAGATAGGATCTTATGTCCTGCAATCGAGAATTTTCAACCGGCAAAGAATTTAGGATTAAATGATACTATTAAAGTAGATCCGATTAAAGGATATCTGCTGATTATTAATAAGAAGAAATAA
- a CDS encoding IS1182 family transposase yields MAFPPTFDELIPADHTVRLVDKIINVINVEPLLNAYHIRGASNYHPILLLKVLVYGYVTNTYSSRKLAIACRENVPFMWLSGMSKPDHNTINRFRGVRLKHALRSVFEEVVKYLAEEGLLSIDEVYTDGTKIEANANKYTFVWKKSIQTNKAKMQKQLDEIWNYAQSVATVEDLLPEPPTAKIVSPESIQAAVDKLNEVLANNDQVDKKTKAKLHYLTKNYPEAIAKYKHQEEILAQRNSYSKSDPDATFMRMKEDHMRNGQLKPAYNVQISTSNQFIVNYTIHSNPTDTLTLKSHLEQHENSFNRPPKTLTADAGYGSEENYALLEQKQVESFVKFNMFDKQQNVHYNQKYPFAANQLFYHEQKDAYICPMGQSMEFVGIVKKRTTSGFQQQVRRYQAKNCNNYPLNGACHKSKDDRLIEINENLQRHKQKAHQLLNTERGISHRKKRCHDVEPVFANIKQNHGFRRFMLRGKQKVEIEWGLLAIAQNIRKKAA; encoded by the coding sequence ATGGCGTTTCCGCCTACTTTCGATGAGTTGATTCCAGCAGATCATACTGTAAGACTTGTCGACAAGATTATTAATGTGATCAATGTAGAACCTTTGTTGAATGCTTACCACATCAGAGGTGCGTCCAATTATCATCCGATATTACTTTTAAAAGTTTTGGTCTACGGCTATGTGACCAATACGTATTCCAGTAGAAAGCTGGCCATAGCTTGCCGGGAAAATGTTCCTTTCATGTGGTTGAGCGGCATGAGTAAACCGGATCACAATACGATCAACCGATTTCGGGGTGTCCGCTTAAAACATGCCCTGCGCAGTGTATTTGAGGAAGTGGTTAAATATCTGGCCGAAGAAGGACTACTAAGTATTGATGAAGTTTATACCGATGGAACCAAAATTGAGGCCAATGCCAACAAGTACACTTTTGTCTGGAAAAAATCCATTCAGACCAATAAAGCGAAGATGCAAAAGCAGTTGGATGAAATCTGGAACTACGCCCAGAGTGTGGCTACGGTAGAAGATTTATTACCTGAACCGCCTACAGCCAAAATAGTAAGTCCGGAAAGCATCCAGGCAGCGGTTGATAAACTCAATGAAGTACTGGCTAACAATGATCAGGTTGATAAAAAGACCAAAGCAAAGCTCCATTACCTCACTAAAAACTATCCCGAAGCTATCGCCAAGTATAAGCATCAGGAAGAAATACTCGCCCAGCGCAATAGCTACAGCAAGAGCGATCCGGATGCTACTTTTATGAGAATGAAAGAAGATCATATGCGTAACGGACAGCTCAAACCCGCTTATAATGTGCAGATATCCACTTCAAACCAGTTTATTGTCAACTACACCATTCACTCCAATCCTACAGACACCTTAACTTTAAAATCACACCTGGAGCAACATGAAAATAGTTTCAATCGTCCCCCAAAGACCCTTACTGCTGACGCCGGTTATGGATCAGAAGAGAATTATGCCCTGTTGGAGCAAAAACAGGTGGAGTCTTTCGTTAAGTTTAACATGTTTGATAAACAACAAAATGTACACTATAATCAAAAATATCCTTTTGCTGCAAATCAGCTTTTTTATCATGAACAAAAAGATGCTTACATCTGCCCAATGGGACAAAGCATGGAATTTGTGGGAATAGTTAAAAAACGTACCACAAGCGGGTTCCAGCAGCAAGTCAGGCGATATCAAGCCAAAAATTGCAACAATTACCCACTAAACGGTGCTTGCCACAAATCCAAAGACGACCGCTTGATAGAAATCAATGAAAATCTGCAGAGACATAAGCAAAAAGCACATCAGCTACTCAATACAGAGCGAGGCATCAGTCACAGAAAGAAACGATGTCATGATGTAGAACCTGTTTTTGCCAATATCAAACAGAACCACGGGTTCCGCCGATTCATGCTCAGAGGTAAGCAAAAAGTAGAAATAGAATGGGGATTATTGGCAATTGCACAAAACATAAGGAAAAAAGCAGCTTAA
- a CDS encoding DUF5018-related domain-containing protein: protein MKLKIKHIAFLMMVLSLGLFSSCLKKGLTDYPLFDTNEITLVNVEHRFNGTSTQYDQPLVAYQKLTIAQQIDKVNSTINVQITVPAANGQFTDAEKAKVSQSKLWLYLNISTAASITPVPGTPKLGDPTDATKPLKYIVTAANGAARTWTINVTAFNP, encoded by the coding sequence ATGAAACTAAAAATAAAACACATAGCCTTCCTGATGATGGTCTTATCATTGGGTTTATTTTCCTCTTGTTTAAAAAAGGGGCTGACTGATTATCCACTATTTGATACCAATGAAATTACACTTGTAAATGTTGAGCACCGCTTTAACGGTACCTCAACACAATATGATCAACCACTGGTTGCCTATCAGAAATTAACCATAGCTCAACAGATTGATAAGGTAAATAGTACGATCAATGTGCAGATAACAGTACCAGCAGCAAATGGTCAATTTACCGATGCCGAAAAAGCAAAAGTAAGTCAGAGTAAACTTTGGCTCTATCTGAATATCTCTACTGCAGCCTCCATTACACCGGTACCCGGAACACCAAAATTGGGAGACCCTACTGATGCAACAAAGCCTTTGAAATACATTGTCACGGCGGCAAATGGTGCTGCTAGAACGTGGACAATTAATGTAACAGCATTTAATCCCTAA
- a CDS encoding right-handed parallel beta-helix repeat-containing protein, translated as MKRILVSLLLCGSLNLNAQTIEVTRFGVVPNSFADATEGVKKAIEAAKGQSESVLNFPKGRYDFWPDQASETNYYISNTSSEVEVPVKKQKVGLFLKGMSNVTVEGNGSVFIFHGKMITWVLDGSNNIAIRNLSVNYERPGMSEMTIKEINETSVVANIHPDSKFAIINGQLEWYGEKWITKNYHAVLVRPDQGILLYSSWDPFMKSKAEILGPLQVKFSGDFSKFKAKPGEVLTIRDRYRDYVGAFNYRSKNIRLQNVHMNSMHGLGVVSQFSENLTYDSVYVEPEKGSGRVIASSADGMHFSGCKGQITINNCRFNGMHDDPVNVHGTHLIVSEIVSPTSLKLKFKHHQTYGFEAFNAKDSVAYLHSASLQIFEQGVVKTAKLIAEREMLVEMEKPFSAELKVGDALENVTWTPSVTIKNSRFEGTISRGTLITTRRKVLIENNVYYRTGMHAILIENDAEGWFESGPVTDVTIRNNQFIECGYNSSPNNYVININPQNHKPAPKYYVHKNIRIENNTFKVYDYPILSARSTSGLTFVNNKIIKTNFLKAGEKRPAILLTADTKVIINNNDFGTEELPIVKLQDMQKADIKSDIKFSVN; from the coding sequence ATGAAAAGAATTTTAGTAAGCCTGCTTTTATGTGGCAGTTTGAATTTAAATGCACAAACTATTGAGGTTACCAGGTTTGGCGTAGTACCAAATAGTTTTGCTGATGCAACTGAGGGAGTTAAAAAAGCTATTGAAGCTGCCAAAGGTCAATCTGAATCTGTATTGAACTTTCCTAAAGGTAGGTATGATTTCTGGCCAGATCAGGCAAGCGAAACCAATTATTACATCTCGAATACATCATCTGAAGTAGAAGTTCCTGTAAAGAAGCAAAAAGTAGGACTATTTTTGAAAGGAATGAGTAATGTTACCGTTGAAGGTAACGGTTCGGTTTTTATATTTCATGGTAAAATGATTACCTGGGTGCTGGATGGTAGTAATAACATTGCTATCCGCAACCTGTCTGTCAATTATGAACGCCCCGGTATGTCAGAAATGACCATCAAGGAAATAAATGAGACTTCGGTGGTGGCTAATATTCATCCTGATTCTAAGTTTGCCATCATAAATGGACAATTGGAATGGTATGGTGAAAAGTGGATTACAAAAAACTACCATGCTGTATTGGTGCGCCCTGATCAGGGAATTTTACTCTATAGCTCTTGGGATCCATTTATGAAAAGCAAAGCAGAAATACTTGGGCCACTTCAGGTAAAGTTTTCTGGTGATTTTTCAAAGTTTAAAGCTAAGCCTGGAGAGGTTTTAACCATTAGAGACCGTTACCGTGATTATGTTGGGGCATTCAACTATCGATCTAAAAATATCAGGTTGCAAAATGTTCATATGAATTCAATGCATGGTCTTGGTGTCGTTTCTCAATTTTCTGAGAACCTGACGTATGATAGTGTTTATGTGGAACCTGAAAAAGGTAGTGGAAGGGTTATAGCTTCCTCTGCAGATGGGATGCACTTTTCGGGATGCAAGGGACAGATTACTATCAATAATTGCAGATTCAACGGTATGCATGATGACCCGGTAAATGTTCACGGTACACACTTAATTGTAAGTGAAATTGTATCGCCAACATCTTTAAAATTGAAATTTAAACATCATCAGACATATGGTTTTGAAGCATTTAACGCTAAAGATTCAGTAGCTTATCTTCATTCTGCTTCGTTGCAGATTTTTGAGCAAGGTGTAGTTAAAACAGCTAAACTGATAGCTGAAAGAGAGATGCTGGTTGAAATGGAAAAGCCTTTTTCTGCAGAACTAAAGGTTGGCGACGCACTTGAAAATGTAACATGGACGCCATCGGTAACTATAAAGAACTCGAGGTTCGAAGGTACCATTTCTCGCGGTACATTAATCACAACACGTCGTAAAGTTTTAATAGAAAACAATGTTTATTACCGCACAGGCATGCATGCAATTTTAATTGAAAATGATGCTGAAGGTTGGTTCGAATCGGGTCCGGTTACTGATGTTACAATCAGAAACAATCAGTTTATAGAATGCGGATACAATTCATCACCCAATAATTATGTGATCAATATTAATCCGCAAAACCACAAGCCGGCACCCAAATACTATGTTCATAAAAACATCCGGATAGAAAATAATACGTTTAAGGTTTATGACTATCCAATTTTATCTGCCAGAAGTACAAGCGGATTAACATTTGTGAATAATAAAATTATTAAAACTAACTTTCTAAAGGCGGGCGAAAAAAGACCTGCAATCTTATTGACGGCAGATACAAAAGTAATTATCAATAATAACGATTTTGGAACTGAAGAATTGCCGATAGTTAAGTTACAGGATATGCAAAAGGCAGATATAAAATCTGATATTAAATTCTCCGTAAACTAG